One Thermococcus eurythermalis DNA segment encodes these proteins:
- a CDS encoding ABC transporter permease yields the protein MPRRKRFEVVKIAFRNRKFQFGFGLLMFFVVFSLIGPLLTPFAWDGLYYTKVEGVKIASYGEKTLPPMSREVITTYTGKEVEVLHILGTNINGQDLYARLVYGLRTSLWIAFLAAVIGTALGITIGLFAGYKGGWVDELLMMFTNIMLVIPSIVLLILVAAYLSARTPEVQAVIIGLTGWPWVARAVRSQTLSLKNREFVHLSKLAGLSDLKIVFTEVMPNMISYVFMAGILQFSGAILASATLDFIGLGPTTMVSLGNILQRAIAYNALQFGWWWWFIPPGLIITLIITALFFINIGLEEVFNPRLRRE from the coding sequence ATGCCCAGGAGGAAACGGTTCGAGGTCGTTAAAATCGCGTTCAGGAACAGAAAGTTCCAGTTTGGCTTTGGCCTCCTGATGTTTTTTGTAGTGTTCTCTCTCATAGGCCCGCTCCTCACTCCGTTCGCGTGGGACGGCCTCTACTATACAAAGGTCGAGGGCGTTAAAATAGCCTCCTACGGTGAGAAGACCCTCCCGCCGATGAGCAGGGAGGTCATAACGACGTACACGGGCAAGGAGGTCGAGGTTCTCCATATCCTTGGCACGAACATCAACGGCCAGGACCTCTACGCGAGGCTCGTCTACGGCCTGAGGACGAGCCTGTGGATAGCGTTCCTCGCGGCGGTTATAGGAACGGCCCTTGGAATAACGATAGGCCTTTTCGCGGGCTACAAGGGTGGCTGGGTGGACGAGCTCCTGATGATGTTCACCAACATAATGCTCGTTATCCCCTCTATCGTGCTCCTCATCTTGGTCGCGGCATACCTGTCCGCAAGGACGCCGGAAGTCCAGGCGGTCATCATAGGCCTCACCGGCTGGCCCTGGGTCGCAAGGGCCGTTAGAAGTCAGACCCTCTCGCTCAAGAACAGGGAGTTCGTCCACCTATCAAAGCTTGCTGGACTCAGCGACCTGAAGATTGTCTTCACAGAGGTAATGCCCAACATGATTTCCTATGTCTTCATGGCCGGAATCCTGCAGTTCAGCGGGGCAATCCTCGCGAGCGCCACCCTCGACTTCATAGGCCTGGGCCCGACCACAATGGTCTCGCTCGGAAACATCCTCCAGAGGGCAATAGCCTACAACGCGCTCCAGTTTGGCTGGTGGTGGTGGTTCATTCCGCCGGGGCTGATAATCACCCTCATCATCACGGCGTTGTTTTTCATCAACATCGGCCTTGAGGAAGTGTTCAACCCGCGCCTCAGGAGGGAGTAA
- the glmD gene encoding glucosamine-6-phosphate deaminase yields the protein MSEVHSTIKEIRKTPEGIMKAQKAFEDFVANHDFRLPREIVYTGCGSSHFLSQPLAMATTRLGGRGFSAPCSELLYSREWYSIGSPELLVAISRSGETTEAVEALRVLDVPKFALTAYESTLSREADYALVVPAHEESVVMTHSFPAFYFAYLQLLLHSYGGETLDAGHVATLTEEVLGNEGYVRELVEGFDFRNVIFLGSGILYPIALEAMLKMKEMALFWSEAYPTFEVRHGFKSIADDGTLVVLLVTEPFDWHEKLTREFQNQGAKVFTVGRRDTGADYFIEVPELDELASPVIYLPIIQLLAYYKAVSRGLNPDNPRFLSKVVKW from the coding sequence GTGAGTGAGGTGCACTCGACGATTAAGGAGATTAGAAAGACTCCTGAGGGAATAATGAAGGCCCAGAAAGCGTTTGAGGACTTCGTGGCCAATCACGACTTCCGGTTACCGAGAGAGATAGTGTATACAGGTTGCGGCAGTTCCCACTTCCTGTCGCAGCCGCTGGCCATGGCAACCACCCGCCTCGGGGGCAGGGGGTTCAGCGCCCCCTGCTCCGAACTTCTCTATTCACGCGAGTGGTACAGCATTGGGAGCCCCGAGCTCCTCGTTGCGATATCCCGCTCGGGGGAGACGACCGAGGCCGTTGAGGCCCTTAGGGTTCTTGATGTCCCCAAGTTCGCACTGACGGCCTACGAGAGCACCCTTTCAAGGGAGGCAGACTACGCCCTTGTCGTCCCGGCCCACGAGGAGAGCGTCGTCATGACTCACTCGTTCCCGGCCTTTTACTTCGCTTACCTCCAGCTACTGCTCCACTCCTACGGGGGGGAGACCCTCGACGCCGGTCACGTTGCAACCCTTACAGAAGAGGTTCTCGGGAACGAGGGCTACGTAAGGGAGCTGGTTGAGGGCTTCGATTTCAGAAACGTTATCTTTCTCGGCTCCGGGATACTCTACCCGATAGCCCTTGAGGCCATGCTGAAGATGAAGGAGATGGCCCTCTTCTGGAGCGAGGCGTACCCGACGTTCGAGGTCAGGCACGGATTCAAGTCAATCGCCGACGACGGAACCCTCGTTGTTCTCCTTGTAACGGAGCCCTTTGACTGGCACGAGAAGCTCACTAGGGAGTTCCAGAACCAGGGGGCGAAGGTTTTCACCGTCGGAAGGCGCGACACCGGGGCGGACTACTTCATCGAAGTCCCCGAACTGGACGAGCTTGCAAGTCCCGTCATCTACCTGCCGATAATTCAGCTCCTCGCCTACTACAAGGCCGTATCGCGCGGTTTGAATCCGGACAATCCAAGGTTTCTCAGCAAGGTGGTCAAGTGGTGA
- a CDS encoding antitoxin VapB family protein translates to MGKTITIADDVYYELVKMKGNKSFSEILRELIGKKKKGNLDVLMIAFGTRTPEELEELKKELKEVEEWMDSWTPAW, encoded by the coding sequence TTGGGAAAGACGATAACCATAGCCGATGACGTTTACTATGAGCTCGTGAAGATGAAGGGTAACAAGAGCTTTTCCGAGATACTGCGGGAGCTTATAGGCAAAAAAAAGAAGGGCAACCTTGACGTGCTCATGATAGCTTTTGGAACGAGAACCCCCGAAGAGCTTGAAGAGCTCAAGAAGGAATTGAAGGAGGTCGAAGAATGGATGGACTCCTGGACACCAGCGTGGTAA
- a CDS encoding type II toxin-antitoxin system VapC family toxin yields MDGLLDTSVVIELFGGNGKIVEELYQEGNREYHLPTIVIFELHCGHLKEREELMLEMMPKVEFDENSAKVAGAIFRDLMKKGKRPPLKDLLIASTAIANNATLYTCDEGFKRFEEYGLKVKILEK; encoded by the coding sequence ATGGATGGACTCCTGGACACCAGCGTGGTAATCGAGCTCTTCGGCGGGAACGGAAAGATTGTGGAAGAGCTCTATCAAGAAGGGAACAGGGAATATCATTTACCAACGATTGTCATTTTTGAACTTCACTGTGGTCATCTCAAAGAGAGGGAGGAACTAATGCTTGAGATGATGCCCAAGGTTGAATTCGATGAAAACTCCGCAAAGGTAGCGGGAGCGATTTTCAGAGACCTCATGAAGAAAGGAAAACGACCTCCCCTGAAAGACCTTCTCATAGCTTCCACTGCCATAGCCAACAACGCAACGCTCTACACCTGCGATGAGGGCTTCAAGCGCTTCGAGGAGTACGGATTGAAGGT
- a CDS encoding ABC transporter ATP-binding protein, giving the protein MAMLNVEDLRVYYSTPLGHVKAVDGVSFEVREGEVFGIAGESGCGKSTLVHSLILRKPPMVHMGGRALFKGRDLMTMDVRESRKIRYTELSIIPQYAMNALNPTKKIKDIVWDLAREHGRTDREEVEKLLRERLEMVKLSPKVAEMYPVELSGGMRQRATMVVSTLLNPDLLIADEVTSALDVTTQRVVIELLHYFMEEGIVKSIIFVTHDLALLDKIADRIMVMYAGKVVEIGPTEEVINEPSHPYTQLLLNSLPRMGVQYKKQKLKGIPGYPISLLNPPKGCRFYTRCPYALDKCPHVEPGLAKVSEEHYAACHLLGGED; this is encoded by the coding sequence ATGGCAATGCTCAACGTTGAAGACCTCAGGGTGTACTACTCAACGCCCCTTGGACACGTTAAGGCCGTTGATGGCGTCTCATTCGAGGTGAGGGAGGGGGAGGTCTTTGGAATAGCCGGCGAGAGCGGCTGTGGGAAATCGACGCTCGTCCACTCCTTAATCCTCAGAAAGCCCCCGATGGTGCACATGGGCGGTAGGGCCCTGTTCAAGGGCAGGGATTTGATGACGATGGACGTTAGGGAGTCCCGGAAAATCCGCTACACCGAGCTCTCCATCATCCCCCAGTACGCCATGAACGCCCTCAACCCCACGAAGAAAATCAAGGACATCGTTTGGGACTTGGCGAGAGAACACGGCCGCACAGACCGCGAGGAGGTTGAGAAGCTCCTCCGTGAGAGGCTTGAGATGGTCAAGCTCTCCCCAAAGGTCGCCGAGATGTACCCCGTTGAGCTCAGCGGCGGCATGCGCCAGCGCGCGACAATGGTGGTCTCTACCCTGCTGAACCCCGACCTGCTCATCGCGGACGAGGTCACCTCTGCCTTAGACGTTACCACGCAGCGCGTCGTCATCGAGCTCCTCCACTACTTCATGGAAGAGGGAATCGTCAAGTCAATAATCTTCGTCACCCACGACTTAGCGTTGCTCGACAAGATAGCGGACAGGATAATGGTGATGTACGCCGGCAAGGTCGTCGAAATCGGCCCGACGGAAGAGGTCATCAACGAACCGAGCCACCCCTACACCCAGCTCCTCCTCAACTCCCTGCCGAGAATGGGCGTGCAGTACAAAAAGCAGAAGCTCAAGGGAATTCCCGGCTACCCGATAAGCCTTCTCAACCCGCCGAAGGGCTGCCGCTTCTACACGCGCTGTCCCTACGCCCTCGACAAGTGCCCGCACGTCGAGCCTGGGCTCGCCAAAGTGAGTGAAGAGCACTACGCGGCCTGCCACCTTCTCGGGGGTGAGGACTGA
- the glmA gene encoding exo-beta-D-glucosaminidase, protein MKVGYDGKTYILDGERFLIYGGTLQFFRVPRESWRDRLEKMKRRNLNTVDTYVAWNWHEPEEGSFDFTGETHPQRDLVGFLELADKVGLKVIIRPGPYICGEWRNGGIPDWLIQKHPEILARGPNGPLPGDIYYPPITYLHPTYLEAVSKWYDAVLPIIREYLYTNGGPIISVSIDDEPSYWETIFQPFLTDYNEVIIRPGGLWERWLRDNYTLDELSERYGTPVGDYSEVRAPASEDEPLPKILDWHHFKIWMTNRYVETLYDHLRRYVDVPISILDPYLLLAAWRHFYRYVTERGLSVHLWTEFWYSFYRSFDLKEDRLGHIYYKTGIYRFYQKRLGTPPLSIETQASLAHTIEPDEAEHLYSLIAALGIHNINYYLYVGGENPKGYESHNGVTWDVYSPLSLDGDERPHVEPIEWLGEFLLNNPGFAGSELRPKVAFGTYEPYEALSTFGLRDGLTESVNLNEYLFGERGLLTLLAMSNVPFDVLDLEEASVEEMLGYGQLWVYSLDFMSREVQDKLAEFVERGGNLVILPMLPYLDENMKPYSSLAEFLGVEVERVEARDNVRLIQFTSVESDGIDRMLVRNTVREVRGGEPFVFHYGKPAGTLVRKGRGSAIVLGFRLQYYTSYHDLHRKFVDRLLEMQGVDRDFSVTDRDMIAIPRGNYLVVLNPRGHRVFGKVKYRGIEVPKLLDGIEMRKRGALFMPFGVKVGGVEVVYSTATLLGGDSRTLRFRNHLSGASEVALRGVEEVKAIEGRIVDESFENGVLRVAVEHGDEFELLI, encoded by the coding sequence ATGAAGGTTGGCTACGATGGTAAGACTTACATACTGGACGGGGAGCGCTTCCTCATCTACGGGGGGACGCTCCAGTTCTTCAGGGTGCCGAGGGAGAGCTGGCGAGACAGACTGGAAAAAATGAAGAGGCGCAACCTCAATACCGTGGACACCTATGTCGCCTGGAACTGGCACGAGCCGGAAGAGGGGAGCTTCGACTTCACGGGCGAGACGCACCCCCAGAGAGACCTTGTGGGGTTCCTTGAGCTGGCGGACAAAGTTGGCCTTAAGGTCATCATAAGGCCCGGCCCGTACATCTGCGGCGAGTGGAGGAACGGCGGAATCCCGGACTGGCTTATCCAGAAACACCCGGAGATACTCGCCAGGGGCCCCAACGGCCCGCTTCCTGGAGACATCTACTACCCGCCGATTACCTATCTCCACCCGACCTACCTGGAGGCAGTCTCGAAGTGGTATGACGCTGTCCTCCCAATAATCAGGGAGTACCTCTACACCAACGGCGGACCGATAATAAGCGTGTCAATAGACGATGAGCCGTCCTACTGGGAGACAATCTTTCAGCCCTTCCTGACGGACTACAACGAGGTCATAATAAGACCCGGCGGCCTATGGGAGAGGTGGCTGAGGGACAACTACACCCTTGACGAGCTGAGCGAGCGCTACGGGACGCCCGTGGGGGACTACTCGGAAGTCCGCGCCCCCGCGAGCGAAGACGAGCCCCTGCCGAAGATACTCGACTGGCACCACTTCAAGATATGGATGACCAACCGCTACGTGGAAACCCTTTACGACCACCTCAGGCGCTACGTGGACGTCCCAATAAGCATACTCGACCCGTACCTGCTCCTCGCGGCGTGGAGGCACTTCTACCGCTATGTAACTGAGAGGGGCCTCAGCGTCCACCTGTGGACTGAGTTCTGGTACTCATTCTACCGCTCCTTCGACCTCAAGGAGGACAGGCTCGGCCACATCTACTACAAAACTGGAATCTACCGCTTCTACCAGAAGAGGCTCGGAACGCCGCCGCTGAGTATAGAGACCCAGGCTTCGCTCGCCCACACCATCGAGCCGGACGAGGCCGAGCACCTCTACTCGCTGATAGCCGCCCTTGGAATCCACAACATCAACTACTACCTCTACGTCGGCGGTGAGAATCCCAAAGGCTACGAGTCCCACAACGGGGTGACGTGGGACGTTTATTCGCCCCTCAGCCTTGACGGGGACGAGCGCCCTCACGTGGAGCCAATAGAGTGGCTCGGCGAGTTCCTGCTCAACAACCCCGGCTTTGCCGGCTCAGAGCTCCGGCCTAAGGTCGCCTTCGGTACCTACGAGCCGTACGAGGCTCTCTCAACCTTCGGACTCCGGGACGGTCTGACGGAGAGCGTGAACCTCAACGAGTACCTTTTCGGCGAGCGCGGGCTCTTGACGCTCCTGGCAATGAGCAACGTCCCCTTTGACGTCCTAGACCTTGAAGAGGCAAGCGTGGAGGAGATGCTGGGCTACGGCCAGCTCTGGGTTTACTCCCTCGACTTCATGTCCCGTGAAGTCCAGGACAAGCTCGCTGAGTTCGTCGAGAGGGGCGGAAACCTCGTAATCCTGCCGATGCTTCCGTATCTCGACGAGAACATGAAGCCCTACTCGTCCCTGGCAGAGTTCCTGGGCGTCGAGGTTGAGAGGGTTGAGGCGAGGGACAACGTTAGGCTTATCCAGTTCACGAGCGTTGAGAGCGACGGAATAGACAGAATGCTCGTCAGGAACACGGTTCGGGAAGTCAGGGGAGGGGAGCCCTTCGTCTTCCACTACGGGAAGCCCGCGGGAACGCTCGTTAGGAAGGGGAGGGGGAGTGCCATCGTCCTCGGCTTCAGGCTCCAGTACTACACAAGCTACCACGACCTGCACCGGAAGTTCGTTGACAGGCTTTTGGAGATGCAGGGGGTGGACAGAGACTTCAGCGTGACCGACAGGGACATGATAGCGATTCCGCGCGGCAACTACCTCGTCGTGCTCAACCCCCGCGGCCACAGGGTCTTCGGAAAGGTGAAGTATAGGGGAATCGAGGTTCCGAAGCTCCTAGACGGCATCGAGATGAGAAAGCGCGGGGCTCTCTTCATGCCCTTTGGCGTTAAGGTCGGGGGGGTTGAGGTCGTTTACTCGACTGCCACCCTGCTCGGCGGGGACAGCAGAACCCTCCGCTTCAGGAACCACCTGAGCGGTGCAAGCGAAGTCGCGCTGAGGGGCGTTGAGGAAGTCAAGGCGATTGAGGGTAGAATCGTGGACGAGAGCTTTGAGAATGGGGTTCTCAGGGTTGCCGTTGAGCATGGGGACGAGTTTGAGCTCCTAATCTGA
- a CDS encoding ABC transporter ATP-binding protein, with translation MSELLRVEHLTKTFTSGLIGGFEIRAVDDVSFTMKKGEIVSLVGESGSGKTTIGKLILRLIQPTGGRILFEGRDVLQMSKKELRRDYYRQVQAVFQDPFASFNPLYPIDRSFDLVFDSYLPDVSRGERDEAINKALVQVGLNPDQIRGKFPHQLSGGQLQRILIARALLLKPKLLIADEAVSMLDASTRIDILNLLGDFRDRYGTSILFVTHDLALGYYISDSTIIMYRGTVVEMGDTEKVFYNPLHPYTKMLLESVPDLNVKWEFKGIEPEKEEETVYSLQGCRYAPRCPRARKTCFRSRPALLEVEKDHWVACHLYGGE, from the coding sequence ATGAGCGAGCTTCTGAGGGTTGAGCACCTCACGAAGACGTTCACCTCCGGCCTAATCGGGGGCTTTGAAATCAGGGCCGTTGATGATGTCAGCTTCACCATGAAGAAGGGGGAGATAGTTTCCCTCGTTGGAGAAAGCGGCAGCGGGAAGACGACCATCGGAAAGCTCATCCTGCGCCTAATCCAGCCGACGGGCGGGAGGATACTCTTCGAGGGCAGGGACGTCCTCCAGATGAGCAAGAAGGAGCTCCGGCGGGACTACTACCGCCAGGTTCAGGCCGTCTTCCAGGACCCCTTTGCGAGCTTTAACCCCCTGTACCCGATAGACAGGTCCTTTGACCTTGTATTTGACTCGTACCTCCCTGACGTCAGCAGGGGCGAGAGGGACGAGGCAATCAACAAGGCCCTCGTCCAGGTCGGCCTCAACCCAGACCAGATTCGCGGAAAGTTCCCGCACCAGCTCAGCGGCGGCCAGCTCCAGAGAATCCTCATAGCGAGGGCCCTGCTGTTGAAGCCGAAGCTCCTCATAGCGGACGAGGCCGTCTCGATGCTCGACGCAAGCACGAGAATTGACATTCTCAACCTTCTCGGCGACTTCAGGGACAGGTACGGGACTTCTATCCTCTTCGTCACCCACGATTTGGCCCTCGGCTACTACATCAGCGACTCTACGATTATCATGTACCGCGGGACAGTGGTGGAGATGGGCGACACCGAGAAGGTCTTCTACAACCCGCTCCACCCGTACACGAAAATGCTCCTTGAGAGCGTCCCGGATTTGAACGTCAAGTGGGAGTTCAAGGGCATAGAGCCGGAGAAGGAAGAGGAAACCGTGTATTCCCTCCAGGGGTGCCGCTACGCCCCCAGGTGCCCCAGAGCCAGGAAAACCTGTTTCAGGTCGCGCCCGGCCCTTCTTGAGGTTGAAAAAGATCACTGGGTTGCCTGTCATCTTTACGGGGGTGAGTGA